GCGCGGGCAGGGCGCTGAGCGCGAGGCCCCGCCGCGAGCGGCAGCAGCAGGACTCTCAGGGTGCGTCTGGGATGGGACATCGTCGTCCCTCGTCCCTTCGACGTGCATGGGGATGCGGGCGCCCCCTCGCCGAGGAAGTGAGGGGTCCCCCTCCGCCCGCGGCTCGTGGCACGCACGGGCGGAGGGGAGTCGGCTCAGCCGTCGAGTCGTACGACCCGCACGGCTCCCGCGGGCACCGCGAGGCGGCCCGCGGCGCGTTCGCCCGTCAGCAGCTCGGTGCCGTGTGCCTCCAGCGGCACCTTCACGTCGGACGGGCTGTGGTTGATGGCGAACAGGAAGGTGCCCGACTCGCCGGTGCGGCGCACCACTTCGACGTCGTGCGGCAGGTCGGCGCGCGGCGCGATCCGGGCATCCTCGGTGGCCCAGCCGAGCAGGGCGTCCAGGCCGTGCGCGTCGAGGCGGGTCGACACGTACCAGGCGGTGCCCTCGCCGAGGCCGTGCCGGGTGACGGCCGGGTGGCCGGCGGTGAGGCCGTCGGCGTACGTCCACACGGTCTCGGCGTCGCCCGGCACCACGAACTCGGTCCATACGTCGCCGGTGAGTTCGGAGCCGTCCGGGCCGGTGATGCGCACCGTGTCGCCCTGCAGGAGCGGCGAGAACTCCTCGACGGTCAGGCCGAGGACGTCCCTGAGCGGGCCCGGGTAGGCGCCCTCGTGCACGGCGTCGTGCTCGTCGACGATGCCGGAGAAGTACGACACGACGAGGGTGCCGCCGTTCTCGACGTACGCGCGCACATTGGTCCCGGCGGCCTCCGTCATCAGGTACAGGGCGGGGACGACGACAAGGGGATACCTCGACAAGTCGGCTTCCGGGTGGGCGAAGTCGACCGTGAGGTGGCGGTCGTACAGGGCCTCGTAGAAGGAGTCGGCGCGTTCGCGCGCGTCGTGGTCCTCGGTGGGGCGCCACTGGAGGTTCTGCGCCCACCAGGAGTGCCAGTCCCACAGGACGGCGACGTCGGCCTGGGTGCGGGTGCCGCGCAGTGGGCTCAACGAGTCGATGGAGGCGCCGAGTTCGACGACCTCGCGCCAGACACGGGTCTCGGTGCCGCCGTGCGGGAGCATCGCCGAGTGGAACTTCTCGGCGCCGCGCCGGGACTGCCGCCACTGGAAGAACAGGGCGCCGTCGGAGCCGCGCGCGACGTGAGCGAGAGAGTTGCGAGCCATTTGGCCGGGGGCCTTGGCGGGGTTGCGGGGCTGCCAGTTGATGCCCGATGTGGAGTGCTCCAGGAGCAGCCAGGGGGAGCCGGACGCGACGGAGCGGGTGAGGTCGGCGGCCATCGCCAGGTTGACGTGGGTGCGGCGGCCGTCGGTGATCAGATAGTGGTCGTTGGTGACGATGTCGACCTCACGGCCCCAGGCCCAGTAGTCGACGGAGTCGCACTGGCTGAGCGCGGTCATGAAGTTGGTCGTGACCGGGACGCCGGGTGTCAGTCGGTGCAGGATGTCCCGCTCCGTCACGAAGTTCTCGCGCATGGTGGCGTC
This genomic window from Streptomyces sp. DG2A-72 contains:
- a CDS encoding beta-galactosidase, whose translation is MPETTPTGLTGLAFGGDYNPEQWPESVWHEDVRLMREAGVTMVSVGIFSWALLEPSPGVYDFGWLDRLLDLLHENGIRVDLGTPTVVPPVWFYRKHPEALPVAADGIRYEFGSRGAICHSNADYREAAANITTKLAERYAGHPALAMWHVHNEYGVPVSACYCDSCAAHFRRWLATTYGTVDAVNELWGTAFWGQRYADFEQINPPRVTPTVGNPAQALDYKRFADATMRENFVTERDILHRLTPGVPVTTNFMTALSQCDSVDYWAWGREVDIVTNDHYLITDGRRTHVNLAMAADLTRSVASGSPWLLLEHSTSGINWQPRNPAKAPGQMARNSLAHVARGSDGALFFQWRQSRRGAEKFHSAMLPHGGTETRVWREVVELGASIDSLSPLRGTRTQADVAVLWDWHSWWAQNLQWRPTEDHDARERADSFYEALYDRHLTVDFAHPEADLSRYPLVVVPALYLMTEAAGTNVRAYVENGGTLVVSYFSGIVDEHDAVHEGAYPGPLRDVLGLTVEEFSPLLQGDTVRITGPDGSELTGDVWTEFVVPGDAETVWTYADGLTAGHPAVTRHGLGEGTAWYVSTRLDAHGLDALLGWATEDARIAPRADLPHDVEVVRRTGESGTFLFAINHSPSDVKVPLEAHGTELLTGERAAGRLAVPAGAVRVVRLDG